A segment of the Conexibacter woesei Iso977N genome:
GGGGAGGACGTGGACGTCCTGCCGGGCGCGGGCCAAGGCGTAGTCGTTGATCGCCGTGCGTGCGGGGGCGAGCAGGCGCTCGCCCTCGGCGTGCGCGACCGCGCCGCCGACGACGATCGCCGAGGGGTCGAAGGCGTTGACGAGGCCGACGGCGAACTGCGCGAACGCGGCGCGGGCGTTGTCCATGACCTTGGTCGCCTCGGGATGGCCGGCCGCGGCCGCGGCGAGCAGGTCGCGGGCGTCGTCGCCGAGTTGCAGGCGTTGCGCCTGGCGCGCGAGCGCGGTGCCGGAGACGATCGCCTCGATGCAGCCGTGCAGGCCGCAGCCGCACGGCGGGCCGCTGAGGTCGACCGGCATGTGGCCGAGCTCGCCGCCGAAGCCGTGGGCGCCGGTGAGCAGGTGGCCGTCGCTGACGACCGCGCCGCCGATCCCGGAGGAGACGGTCAGGTAGATGAAGTCCTCGCGGCCGCGGGCGGCGCCGTAGAAGCGCTCGCCGAGCGCGGCGACGTTGGTGTCGCGTCCCACCGTGGTTGGCAGGTTGTGGTGGTTGCTCAGCGCGGGCCCGAGCGGCAGGTCGCGCCAGCCGTCGCCGAGGTTCGGCGGGCGGCCGGCCAGCGTGCCGGTGCGCGCGTCGATCGGGCCCATCGCGGCGACGCCGATCGCCGTCGGCTGCGGCGCGGTCGGGGCACGGGAGGCGAGCAGCGCGTCGGTCGCGGCGAACAGCGGCGCGAGGATCTCGTCGGCCGTGCCGTCGCGCGGCGTCGGGAGCTGCGCCTTGC
Coding sequences within it:
- a CDS encoding ROK family protein produces the protein MPAAPTLIVAVDIGATWIRTALADGRGNLHGKAQLPTPRDGTADEILAPLFAATDALLASRAPTAPQPTAIGVAAMGPIDARTGTLAGRPPNLGDGWRDLPLGPALSNHHNLPTTVGRDTNVAALGERFYGAARGREDFIYLTVSSGIGGAVVSDGHLLTGAHGFGGELGHMPVDLSGPPCGCGLHGCIEAIVSGTALARQAQRLQLGDDARDLLAAAAAGHPEATKVMDNARAAFAQFAVGLVNAFDPSAIVVGGAVAHAEGERLLAPARTAINDYALARARQDVHVLPAALGADNGLIGCLPLVREHS